One Setaria viridis chromosome 3, Setaria_viridis_v4.0, whole genome shotgun sequence DNA window includes the following coding sequences:
- the LOC117848789 gene encoding metal tolerance protein 1 isoform X1, producing MMESHNSSHHQIAEVKMDISPSASGAAGNKICRGAACDFSDASNTSKDAKERFASMRKLIIAVILCIIFMTVEVVGGIKANSLAILTDAAHLLSDVAAFAISLFSLWAAGWEATPQQSYGFFRIEILGALVSIQLIWLLAGILVYEAIVRLINESDEVQGSLMFAVSAFGLFVNIIMAVLLGHDHGHGHGHSHGHGHSHDHGHGDSDDHSHHEEQEQGHVHRHEHSHGSSITVTTHHHHHPSTGQHHDAEEPLLKHEAGCEGTQSAAKAAKKPRRNINVHSAYLHVIGDSIQSVGVMIGGALIWYKPEWKIIDLICTLIFSVVVLFTTIRMLRNILEVLMESTPREIDATRLERGLCEMDGVVAVHELHIWAITVGKVLLACHVTIAREADADQILDKVIGYIKTEYNISHVTIQIERE from the exons ATG ATGGAAAGCCATAATTCATCACATCATCAGATTGCTGAAGTGAAAATGGATATCTCACCATCAGCTTCTGGAGCAGCAGGGAACAAAATCTGCAGAGGTGCTGCCTGTGATTTCTCTGATGCCAGTAACACCTCGAAAGATGCCAAGGAGAGATTTGCATCCATGAGGAAGCTTATAATTGCTGTGATCCTTTGTATCATATTCATGACAGTGGAAGTGGTTGGAGGCATTAaagcaaacagtcttgcaatcTTAACTGATGCAGCTCATCTTCTTTCTGATGTGGCAGCATTTGCCATATCGTTATTCTCTCTCTGGGCTGCTGGATGGGAAGCAACACCACAGCAGTCTTACGGGTTCTTCCGGATTGAGATTCTTGGTGCATTGGTCTCCATTCAGCTCATATGGCTGCTTGCTGGCATACTCGTATATGAAGCTATTGTAAGGCTCATTAATGAGAGCGACGAGGTGCAGGGCTCCCTCATGTTTGCTGTATCAGCTTTTGGATTGTTTGTCAACATCATAATGGCTGTACTGCTAGGGCATGACCATGGACATGGCCATGGACACAGCCATGGTCATGGACATTCGCATGACCATGGCCATGGTGATTCAGATGACCATTCACACCATGAAGAACAAGAGCAGGGCCATGTGCATCGCCATGAGCACAGCCATGGAAGTTCTATTACTGTCACcacccatcaccaccaccacccaagcACTGGACAACATCATGATGCTGAGGAACCATTGCTTAAGCATGAAGCTGGTTGTGAGGGTACCCAATCTGCTGCCAAAGCTGCTAAGAAGCCTCGCCGCAATATCAATGTACACAGTGCTTATCTTCACGTGATTGGGGATTCCATCCAGAGCGTCGGGGTCATGATCGGTGGGGCTCTCATCTGGTATAAGCCTGAGTGGAAGATCATTGATCTCATCTGCACCCTCATCTTCTCTGTGGTTGTACTGTTCACCACAATCAGGATGCTGCGCAACATTCTTGAAGTACTGATGGAGAGCACTCCCCGTGAGATTGATGCCACCAGGCTCGAGAGGGGGCTCTGTGAGATGGATGGTGTGGTtgccgtccacgagcttcacaTCTGGGCCATCACAGTGGGGAAGGTGCTTCTAGCATGCCATGTAACAATCGCAAGGGAAGCTGATGCTGATCAGATCCTTGACAAGGTGATTGGGTACATCAAGACGGAGTACAACATCAGCCATGTCACCATTCAGATCGAGCGCGAGTAG
- the LOC117848789 gene encoding metal tolerance protein 1 isoform X2 has product MESHNSSHHQIAEVKMDISPSASGAAGNKICRGAACDFSDASNTSKDAKERFASMRKLIIAVILCIIFMTVEVVGGIKANSLAILTDAAHLLSDVAAFAISLFSLWAAGWEATPQQSYGFFRIEILGALVSIQLIWLLAGILVYEAIVRLINESDEVQGSLMFAVSAFGLFVNIIMAVLLGHDHGHGHGHSHGHGHSHDHGHGDSDDHSHHEEQEQGHVHRHEHSHGSSITVTTHHHHHPSTGQHHDAEEPLLKHEAGCEGTQSAAKAAKKPRRNINVHSAYLHVIGDSIQSVGVMIGGALIWYKPEWKIIDLICTLIFSVVVLFTTIRMLRNILEVLMESTPREIDATRLERGLCEMDGVVAVHELHIWAITVGKVLLACHVTIAREADADQILDKVIGYIKTEYNISHVTIQIERE; this is encoded by the coding sequence ATGGAAAGCCATAATTCATCACATCATCAGATTGCTGAAGTGAAAATGGATATCTCACCATCAGCTTCTGGAGCAGCAGGGAACAAAATCTGCAGAGGTGCTGCCTGTGATTTCTCTGATGCCAGTAACACCTCGAAAGATGCCAAGGAGAGATTTGCATCCATGAGGAAGCTTATAATTGCTGTGATCCTTTGTATCATATTCATGACAGTGGAAGTGGTTGGAGGCATTAaagcaaacagtcttgcaatcTTAACTGATGCAGCTCATCTTCTTTCTGATGTGGCAGCATTTGCCATATCGTTATTCTCTCTCTGGGCTGCTGGATGGGAAGCAACACCACAGCAGTCTTACGGGTTCTTCCGGATTGAGATTCTTGGTGCATTGGTCTCCATTCAGCTCATATGGCTGCTTGCTGGCATACTCGTATATGAAGCTATTGTAAGGCTCATTAATGAGAGCGACGAGGTGCAGGGCTCCCTCATGTTTGCTGTATCAGCTTTTGGATTGTTTGTCAACATCATAATGGCTGTACTGCTAGGGCATGACCATGGACATGGCCATGGACACAGCCATGGTCATGGACATTCGCATGACCATGGCCATGGTGATTCAGATGACCATTCACACCATGAAGAACAAGAGCAGGGCCATGTGCATCGCCATGAGCACAGCCATGGAAGTTCTATTACTGTCACcacccatcaccaccaccacccaagcACTGGACAACATCATGATGCTGAGGAACCATTGCTTAAGCATGAAGCTGGTTGTGAGGGTACCCAATCTGCTGCCAAAGCTGCTAAGAAGCCTCGCCGCAATATCAATGTACACAGTGCTTATCTTCACGTGATTGGGGATTCCATCCAGAGCGTCGGGGTCATGATCGGTGGGGCTCTCATCTGGTATAAGCCTGAGTGGAAGATCATTGATCTCATCTGCACCCTCATCTTCTCTGTGGTTGTACTGTTCACCACAATCAGGATGCTGCGCAACATTCTTGAAGTACTGATGGAGAGCACTCCCCGTGAGATTGATGCCACCAGGCTCGAGAGGGGGCTCTGTGAGATGGATGGTGTGGTtgccgtccacgagcttcacaTCTGGGCCATCACAGTGGGGAAGGTGCTTCTAGCATGCCATGTAACAATCGCAAGGGAAGCTGATGCTGATCAGATCCTTGACAAGGTGATTGGGTACATCAAGACGGAGTACAACATCAGCCATGTCACCATTCAGATCGAGCGCGAGTAG